The window AAAATTATAGAGATTTGATGTTTATAAGTACATTATTAGTATTAGGTATGGAAATTAAAGGAAAAGTACACGAAATAGGTGCCACACAACAAGTAAGTGAAACGTTTAAAAAACGTGATTTAATAGTAGAATACGCAGAAAATCCAACATATCCAGAATATATCCGTTTTGAGGCTTTACAAGATAAAACTGCATTATTAGATACATTTAAAACTGGCGATGAGGTTGAGGTTTTCTTTAATTTACGCGGCCGTCCATGGACAGATAAAACAGGTAAAACATCATATTTTAACAGCCTTGTGATTTGGCGCATCAATGCTGTTGCAGCAGGTGCTCCTGCAGCAAGCACACCAGCTTATGCAGCTCCGGTTGATGTAAGCAATACATCAGGCGAGGATGATGATTTGCCTTTCTAAATAAAGAATCTTTTTTAAGCAAACAATTTTGAACCAATGCCGGGGCTTTTGCCGCGGCATTTTTTTTTGGTAATACTTCCGAAGTTTTTAAAGCTAAGGGATTAGAAAACTTCGAATGTATTCCTTTACCCCGCTGTTAAAATATGTTAAAAACAAGTACTTAGCGCTGTTAATCAGTATTTTTGATAAACTAATGGGTTTTTAACAACCTGTTTCTGGTTTTTTTAGTCCCGGTTACGAAACTTATTCATGAAGAAAAGAAGTTTTTGGTTAATTACAGTTTTAATGACAGTGGCGCTGCTCGGTGTGTTTGTAATGCAATTGTATTACATCCGGGAGTCCTATAAACTAAAATCCCAGCTTTTTGACGAACAGGTAAACCAAACACTTTCTACTGTTGTGAATAAAATTCAGCGTAGAAATGTTGCCGATCACTTAAACCGGAAAGATGCCGAAAATAAGCTTAAGCAAATTCAGGATTCGAGACAGCGTACGCTGGATATTAAAGACCTGCGGCAGCAATATGTGCAGGAAGCAGAATTGCGGCAGGTTGAAAGGGAAAACCAGATTGAAGCTTACCTGAACCAACAGGATAGTATTATCAGGGTATCGTACCGTGCGCCCAATGTAATTTCGGAAAGAGAATATACCTCACTAACATCGAAGAACGGCGATAAGCTCGATTTGCAGATGGATGCATTTATTGATATCAAAAGTTTGATATTAAAAGGCTATAGCATGCGCAGCAAGCCTTTTTCTACTCCACCAAAGGCATTTGAATTTAAAAGCTTGCAAAACTTGCCCGATACTTTACGGTATCTGGTTTTCGATCCGAGAGATGGTAGCCCGGGTTTTGCAAATGTGCCAAAAATCCCGACTGATTTAGACAAGAAATTTAAGCGTGATGATGAAATCGCAAAGAAAAAACTCGAACTGAAAATTGCTGCCTTAGGAAAGGATACTTTTTCTTACAATCGCTTAAGCATGGTTGAAGATGTGTCGAAAGAATTGCAGGAAACCAATGTTCCCATTTATAAGCGTATTAATTTCGATTCGCTGGGTAGCATACTGCGGGCAGAGCTTTTAGCCAATAACATTACGCTTGATCCATCTTACCGGGTTTCTTTGGCCAAAAAAGATTCAACCATCTTTATGACCGCTTCGAATGTAAAGGGAGAGTTTTTACCAGAAAACACGTACAAAATACCACTTTTTGGAAACGATATTTTTCGCGATCCGGGAATGCTTTTTGTGAGTTTCCCAGATAAAACCTCGGCAATTGTTTCTAATTTGAGCGCAACCTTAGCATCGTCGGTTGGCTTGTTGCTGGTGCTGGTTTTTATCTTTTCTTATACACTTTATGCTATTTTAAAGCAAAAGAAAATATCAGAGATGAAAACTGATTTCATCAACAACATGACCCACGAGTTTAAAACCCCCGTAGCCACCATCATGATTGCGAGCGAGGCTTTAAAAGACCCTGAGGTAACCGAAGATAAAACGCGGTTAAAACGCCTGGCAGGAATAATCTACGATGAAAACGTTCGCCTTGGTAGCCATATAGAGCGGGTTTTAAGCATAGCCAGGTTAGAAAAAGGCGAACTTAAAATGGAAAATACCGAGGTAGATATGAACGATCTGATTATGATTGTTCTGGATAGTATGGAGTTGCAGCTGCAAAAAAGAAATGCAGTAATTACAGTAAATACCAATGCCGAAAATGCCATTGTTTTTGGCGATGAACTGCATTTATCAAATGTAATTTACAACCTGATTGATAATGCCAATAAATACAGTGCCGATACGCCAGATATAACCATTACCACACGAAATACCAGCAAGCATTTAATTATCGAAATTGCCGATAAAGGTATAGGCATGACCAAAGAGCAGGCCAAGCGAATTTTCGATCAGTTTTACAGGGTGCCCACTGGGAACCTGCACGATGTTAAAGGTTTTGGTCTGGGGTTAAATTACGTTCAGGATATCATTAAAAAATTAAACGGAACCGTTAAAGTAAGTAGCGAAAAAGATAAAGGAACTACGTTCGAAATATCGTTACCTTTATAAAGCTGTTAACCATCGGGACAAAAGCTTGCTTTATCGATACATTAAAAAAGAACAGGTTTAATTTACTTAATATAGTAGCGTATTAATTTAAAGTTACGTATAAATTAAACCGTTATGCAGATTTCGAATCAAACTTTCAGTGTAGGTAATGCTACATATGCGAATAAAATTAAGAAAATGAAGAAAATACTTCTGGTAGAAGACGATCCAAACTTAGGTTTATTATTACAGGACTATTTACAACTAAAGGGTAAATTTGATGTGGTGCTGTGTACTGACGGGGAAGAAGGGCTGCGGGCTTTTAGCAAGCAGAACTTCGATTTATGCATTTTGGATGTAATGATGCCCAAAAAGGATGGCTTTACCTTAGGTAAAGATATTAGAAAGGCTAATGCACACGTGCCAATTATTTTTGCAACTGCTAAAACTATGTTAGAAGATAAGGCTGCGGCATACGATTTGGGCGGTGATGATTACATTACCAAACCTTTCCGTATTGAAGAGCTTTTGTTGCGCATAAACGCCATGTTTAAACGTGTGGCCAATAAAACAGATAGTGCCGATGAATCAGCAGAAACACAGTTTTCCATTGGTCAGTATCATTTCGATTATACTACACAGATTATTACCAGTAACGATCTTCAGCAAAAACTGTCTACCAAAGAGGCAGAGTTGTTGCGTTTGTTGTGCCTGAAAAAGAATACCGTGTTAACCCGTGAAGAGGCTTTATTGAGTATCTGGCACGATGATAACTACTTTAATGGTCGCAGTATGGATGTATTTTTAAGCAAATTGCGCAAATACCTGCGCGCCGATCCGGCGGTTGAAATTATCAATGTACACGGAAAAGGGTATAAGTTATTGGTGAATTAGGAAACAGCTGTAATGTTGTAACGTTACAACATTTCAGCACCCAAACCTATAAGTATAAATTTTTCTCAATCGTCGGAATAATCCCTCTTTCCTGAGCCAGTTTAAACAAAGTATCAACCGCTTTACGGCCTTCTTCGCCCAGGTTAATGCTGTACTTGTTTACATAAAGCTCAATGTGTTTGTACATTACGCTTTCTTCCATGGCCTGTGCATGCTCGCGAATAAAATCGATACTCGATTTTGGATGGGTAAAGGCATATTCTACCGACTGTCTGATTAAGCGGTTTACTTTTAACTGCACATCGCGATCGAGGTTGCGGTTAACTACAATGCCACCTAAGGGAATTGCACAGCCGGTGAGTTTTTCCCAGTAATCGCCAAGATCAATAATTTTGTTCAAGCCCTTATCCTGGTAGGTAAACCTGTTTTCGTGGATAATCAAGCCTAAATCAATTTTTTCTTCCAATAAAGCCGATTCGATTTCAGAAAATACCAGTTCCTGTTTGTTTTGTAACTCAGGGTAGGCAATGCCCAGCAAGAAATTTGCGGTAGTATATTTGCCAGGTATGCCTACTTTAAGCCCAGCATCAGGGGTTAGTAATGCCGGATCATTTTCGCCTTTAAAATGGTTTTTACTAATCAACAACGGACCAACACCGAAGCCTAAGGCACTGCCTGCATCGAGCAAGGCATATTGATTGGCCACATAGGCAAAAGCATGAAAACTTAATTTGGTGATATTTAATTCGCCCCTTAGTGCTTTCTGGTTCAGGGTTTCCACATCATCGTAATAAACCTCAAATTCTAAACCTTCGGTATCAATTTTATGGTGAATTAAAGCGTCGAAAATAAAGGTATCGTTAGGGCAGGGCGAAAAGCCAAGGGTAAGTTTCATAAATCAAAATTAATTACTGTGGTAAACTAATTGGTCATACTCAGTTCATTTCTCCAATAAAAGCAATGGCCCAATCGTTCAGGTTTTTTATGGAAAGACCTATTTTCCAGTTATCTTTATTTCGGGGCTCCACATAATTGGAGATGCTCCTGATTTGCAGGCAATCTATATTTAATTGTTTACAGGCATAAAAAACAGCTGCACCTTCCATGCTTTCGGTTGTGGGGTTTAACCGTTTAACCAAATGTTTAATGCTTTTTTCACTGCCCGTTACACGGTTCATGGTAATGCCTTTAACGAGCGGTAAACCTACTTTGCGTTGGGTTCTGGAAGTGTAATGGCTTTCGCCAAAGCCCAGGTCGGTAATGGTTAAAAAGTCGTCACCGCTTTCTGCACCCAGTTCGGCAAAGGTATCTTCGCTAATGTTTAATACTGTTCCGAGCGCAATATTCCGGTCAAAACAACCTGCAATGCCAAAATTTACAACCAGTTCATATTTGTGCGATAAGTACTTGCCCAATGCAAAAGCTGTTGCCACCATTCCAACTCCGGTAATCAGCAGATCAAAATTTTTGCTTTCAACAAAATCGCCCTCCGGCAAATTAAAATGCTGGTAAAAGAAAGAAAGTTCGGCCTTTGTGGCTGCAACAACTAAAGTTTTCATAGTGTAAATTTAATGGTTTGTTTCGATAAACTTTGGTTTCTTTAAGCTTTGGTGTTTAGGCTTAATGCTTTATCAGTATATTTGCGGTTTATTTTATAGTAATGATTTACATAACGAGAAAAGCATCATTTAACGCAGCACATAAGCTAGCCCGAACCGATTGGGATGATGATAAAAATAGTGAGGTTTATGGCAAGTGTGCTAACCCAAACTGGCACGGCCATAACTATTGGTTATACGTTACCGTTAAAGGCGAAGTTAATCCGGAAACGGGTTTCCTTGTCGATCTGAAGTGGTTAAAAGATGTAATGAATAATTATGTTGTAGATAAGGTTGACCATAAAAACTTAAACCTTGATGTCGATTTTATGAAGGGCAAACTGGCCTCAACCGAAAATCTGGCTATCGAAATCTGGAAACAGTTGTGGGCACCGATTGCCGAAAGCGGTGCAATTTTACATTGCGTAAAAATCTACGAAACTGAAAACAATTATGTTGAATACTTTGGCTAAAAACCTACATTAATGAGCGATAAAGACGTATTAAAAGGCGAATCGATAGATGGTTATGTAAAAATAGACCGTTATAATGATGATAAAATAGATGCTGTAGCAACACACTATAAAGATATTCTGGGGCATTTGGGCGAAGACCCTGAGCGCGAAGGTTTATTGAAAACCCCTGAGCGTGTGGCAAAAGCCTTACAATATTTAACACACGGCTACGATTTAAAACCAGATGAAATTTTAAAATCGGCGATGTTCGAAGAAGATTATAGCCAAATGGTTGTAGTTAAAGATATTGAAGTATATTCGATGTGCGAACACCATATGCTGCCGTTTTTTGGAAAAGCGCATATTGCCTATATCCCTAACGGACATATTGTTGGTCTAAGCAAGATTCCGCGTGTGGTTGATGCTTTCGCGCGCCGCTTACAGGTACAGGAACGTTTAACAAACGAAATCAGAGATTGTATCCAAAATACTTTAAGTCCAATGGGGGTTGCGGTAGTGATGGAGTGCAGGCACTTGTGTATGGCTATGCGCGGTGTACAGAAACAAAATTCGGTAACCACAACCTCAGCCTTTACGGGTACCTTTTTAAGTAACGATAAAACAAGAGCTGAGTTTTTAAGGTTAATTACAGCAAGTTTAGATTAATTTAGTAACAAGTAGAAAGTATCAAGAAGCATTTAGCGTAGAAACGCTAAGCGCCAAACGTGATACGCTAAACTAACAATATGAAAGCATATATTTTTCCCGGACAGGGAGCACAGTTTGTAGGTATGGGTAAAGACCTTTACGAGAACCCTGAAGCTGCAACATTATTTGAGAAAGCTAACGAAATTATTGGTTTCCGCATTAGCGATATTATGTTTGGCGGAACCGACGAGGAACTTAAACAAACCAAGGTAACGCAGCCTGCAATTTTTTTGCATTCAGTTATTTTAGCCAAAGTTTTAGGTGCCGATTTTAAACCTGATATGGTTGCTGGTCACTCTTTAGGCGAGTTTTCTGCTTTAGTGGCTGCAAATGCACTAAGTTTCGAAGATGGCTTAAAACTGGTTATTGCACGTGCAAATGCTATGCAAAAAGCTTGCGAAGCGCAACCATCAACTATGGCCGCTATTTTGGGCTTAGCTGACGAGGTTGTAGAGCAAATTTGTGCTGATATTGATGCCGTTGTTGTACCGGCAAATTACAATTGCCCTGGGCAATTGGTAATTTCGGGCAGTATTGAAGGTATTGATTTGGCTTGTGCCAAATTAACTGAGGCCGGAGCAAAAAGAGCTTTAAAATTAAATGTAGGTGGTGCTTTCCACTCGCCATTAATGGAGCCGGCAAAAATTGAACTACAGGCTGCTATTGAAGCTACTAATATTGCTGCACCTGTGTGCCCGGTATATCAAAATGTTGATGCTAAGCCTTATACTGATCCGGAAGAAATTAAAGCAAATTTAATTAAACAATTAACCGGCGCCGTACGTTGGACACAAACGGTAGGTAATATGCTTGCCGATGGAGCAACCGAATTTGTGGAGGTTGGTCCAGGCAATGTGTTACAGGGTTTGGTTAAAAAAGTAAGCCGTGAAGTGCAAACCAGCAGTGCTTCGATCGCATAACTTTTATTTCCTTAAAATATAATACCAGCGCCATAAACCAAAGTTTATGGCGTTGTTTTTTACCAATATTTAATATCTTTATCCGTAGATGAGAATAAGCTTTGGTGTAAAAATAAGATTTCTATTGCTTGTTTTGGGCTGTTGTCTCATTGCAACTTCCATTTCTTTAAGCTTTTTCACTACCAAAAGCGAATTGCTTGATCATGATGCCAATGAGATACAGCAAAACCTTTTAGCCAAAGAAAGAGCGGTTGAAAATTTTTTAGC is drawn from Pedobacter sp. HDW13 and contains these coding sequences:
- a CDS encoding DUF3127 domain-containing protein, with protein sequence MEIKGKVHEIGATQQVSETFKKRDLIVEYAENPTYPEYIRFEALQDKTALLDTFKTGDEVEVFFNLRGRPWTDKTGKTSYFNSLVIWRINAVAAGAPAASTPAYAAPVDVSNTSGEDDDLPF
- a CDS encoding sensor histidine kinase KdpD, whose amino-acid sequence is MKKRSFWLITVLMTVALLGVFVMQLYYIRESYKLKSQLFDEQVNQTLSTVVNKIQRRNVADHLNRKDAENKLKQIQDSRQRTLDIKDLRQQYVQEAELRQVERENQIEAYLNQQDSIIRVSYRAPNVISEREYTSLTSKNGDKLDLQMDAFIDIKSLILKGYSMRSKPFSTPPKAFEFKSLQNLPDTLRYLVFDPRDGSPGFANVPKIPTDLDKKFKRDDEIAKKKLELKIAALGKDTFSYNRLSMVEDVSKELQETNVPIYKRINFDSLGSILRAELLANNITLDPSYRVSLAKKDSTIFMTASNVKGEFLPENTYKIPLFGNDIFRDPGMLFVSFPDKTSAIVSNLSATLASSVGLLLVLVFIFSYTLYAILKQKKISEMKTDFINNMTHEFKTPVATIMIASEALKDPEVTEDKTRLKRLAGIIYDENVRLGSHIERVLSIARLEKGELKMENTEVDMNDLIMIVLDSMELQLQKRNAVITVNTNAENAIVFGDELHLSNVIYNLIDNANKYSADTPDITITTRNTSKHLIIEIADKGIGMTKEQAKRIFDQFYRVPTGNLHDVKGFGLGLNYVQDIIKKLNGTVKVSSEKDKGTTFEISLPL
- a CDS encoding response regulator transcription factor, which gives rise to MKKILLVEDDPNLGLLLQDYLQLKGKFDVVLCTDGEEGLRAFSKQNFDLCILDVMMPKKDGFTLGKDIRKANAHVPIIFATAKTMLEDKAAAYDLGGDDYITKPFRIEELLLRINAMFKRVANKTDSADESAETQFSIGQYHFDYTTQIITSNDLQQKLSTKEAELLRLLCLKKNTVLTREEALLSIWHDDNYFNGRSMDVFLSKLRKYLRADPAVEIINVHGKGYKLLVN
- a CDS encoding menaquinone biosynthesis family protein; the encoded protein is MKLTLGFSPCPNDTFIFDALIHHKIDTEGLEFEVYYDDVETLNQKALRGELNITKLSFHAFAYVANQYALLDAGSALGFGVGPLLISKNHFKGENDPALLTPDAGLKVGIPGKYTTANFLLGIAYPELQNKQELVFSEIESALLEEKIDLGLIIHENRFTYQDKGLNKIIDLGDYWEKLTGCAIPLGGIVVNRNLDRDVQLKVNRLIRQSVEYAFTHPKSSIDFIREHAQAMEESVMYKHIELYVNKYSINLGEEGRKAVDTLFKLAQERGIIPTIEKNLYL
- the mqnB gene encoding futalosine hydrolase; this encodes MKTLVVAATKAELSFFYQHFNLPEGDFVESKNFDLLITGVGMVATAFALGKYLSHKYELVVNFGIAGCFDRNIALGTVLNISEDTFAELGAESGDDFLTITDLGFGESHYTSRTQRKVGLPLVKGITMNRVTGSEKSIKHLVKRLNPTTESMEGAAVFYACKQLNIDCLQIRSISNYVEPRNKDNWKIGLSIKNLNDWAIAFIGEMN
- a CDS encoding 6-carboxytetrahydropterin synthase — encoded protein: MIYITRKASFNAAHKLARTDWDDDKNSEVYGKCANPNWHGHNYWLYVTVKGEVNPETGFLVDLKWLKDVMNNYVVDKVDHKNLNLDVDFMKGKLASTENLAIEIWKQLWAPIAESGAILHCVKIYETENNYVEYFG
- the folE gene encoding GTP cyclohydrolase I FolE → MSDKDVLKGESIDGYVKIDRYNDDKIDAVATHYKDILGHLGEDPEREGLLKTPERVAKALQYLTHGYDLKPDEILKSAMFEEDYSQMVVVKDIEVYSMCEHHMLPFFGKAHIAYIPNGHIVGLSKIPRVVDAFARRLQVQERLTNEIRDCIQNTLSPMGVAVVMECRHLCMAMRGVQKQNSVTTTSAFTGTFLSNDKTRAEFLRLITASLD
- the fabD gene encoding ACP S-malonyltransferase: MKAYIFPGQGAQFVGMGKDLYENPEAATLFEKANEIIGFRISDIMFGGTDEELKQTKVTQPAIFLHSVILAKVLGADFKPDMVAGHSLGEFSALVAANALSFEDGLKLVIARANAMQKACEAQPSTMAAILGLADEVVEQICADIDAVVVPANYNCPGQLVISGSIEGIDLACAKLTEAGAKRALKLNVGGAFHSPLMEPAKIELQAAIEATNIAAPVCPVYQNVDAKPYTDPEEIKANLIKQLTGAVRWTQTVGNMLADGATEFVEVGPGNVLQGLVKKVSREVQTSSASIA